CTTGCGTGCGACGGTTGAGTGGGGCAAGATTGGCACGCCTCGTCACGCCAAAGGGGGAAACCATCGATGCGCGTCGGCATGACCGCCATCTTTCAGAATCCCGGCAAGGGCCGCCGGGACTTCGACGTCTACCAGGACGACCTCCGCCTCGCCGATCTCGCCGAGCCGCTGGGCTTCGACTCCATCTGGAGCGTCGAGCACCACTTCACCGACTACACCATGTGCCCCGACGTGCTCCAGTTTCTCACCTACATGGCGGGGCGGACCCAGCGCGTGGCCCTCGGCTCCATGGTGGTGGTGCTGCCGTGGCACGATCCCATGCGCGTGGCCGAGCAGATCTCCATGCTCGACAACATCTCGGGCGGCCGGTTGATCCTCGGGCTGGGGCGCGGAGCGGGCAAGGTCGAGTTCGAAGGCTTCCGCGTGCCCATGGAGGAGAGCCGCGAGCGCTTCGTGGAATCGGCGCGGATGATCCTGGAGGGGCTCGAGAGCGGCTCCTGCGAGCTCGACGGCCGCTTCGTCTCCCAGCCGCGGGCGGCCATCCGCCCCGCGCCCTTCAAGAGCTTCCGCGGCCGCACGTATGCCGCCGCCGTGTCGCCCGAGTCGGTGCGCATCATGGCCGAGCTCGGCGTGGGCATCCTCATCATCCCGCAGAAGCCGTGGCCCGAGGTCGCCAAGGAGCTGCACGAATACCACGAGCACTACCGACAGCTCAACGGCGCCGAGCCCCCGCGGCCGGTCTCCGCGGGCTGGACCTTCTGCGATCCGGATCCGGATCGCGCGCGCGAGCAGGCCCGGCGGTGGATCGGCGGCTACTTCCGCACGGTGCTCGACCACTATCAGTTCGGCGGCGATCACATGGCCAAGACCAAGGGGTACGAGTACTACGCGAAGATGACCGACAAGATCCACACGTACGGCGACGAGAAAGTCACCGACTTCTTCGTGGACCTGCAGGTGTGGGGCACCCCCGAGCAATGCTATGACAAGATTCTCGACATCCGCCGGCGCGTGGGCAACGACCACTTCGTGGGCGCCTTCTCCTATGCGGGCATGCCGCCCGCCGAGGCCGAGCGCAATATGCGCCTCTTTGCCAAGGAGGTCATGCCGGCCCTGCAGGCGCTCGGGCGCGAGCCGAGTGCCGTCGCTCCGGCGCTCTCACACCCGTGACCTTCTGCCCGTGATCTCATGCTGCCCATGATCTTGTCCTGGAGGACCGCCCGCTGACCACGCCGCTGTCCGTCTATCTGCCGTTCAACCGCGAGGTACTGGGCCAGGCTTTCGAGCCGGCCAAGAGCGGCGGCGGCACCCC
The sequence above is a segment of the Candidatus Methylomirabilota bacterium genome. Coding sequences within it:
- a CDS encoding LLM class flavin-dependent oxidoreductase — its product is MTAIFQNPGKGRRDFDVYQDDLRLADLAEPLGFDSIWSVEHHFTDYTMCPDVLQFLTYMAGRTQRVALGSMVVVLPWHDPMRVAEQISMLDNISGGRLILGLGRGAGKVEFEGFRVPMEESRERFVESARMILEGLESGSCELDGRFVSQPRAAIRPAPFKSFRGRTYAAAVSPESVRIMAELGVGILIIPQKPWPEVAKELHEYHEHYRQLNGAEPPRPVSAGWTFCDPDPDRAREQARRWIGGYFRTVLDHYQFGGDHMAKTKGYEYYAKMTDKIHTYGDEKVTDFFVDLQVWGTPEQCYDKILDIRRRVGNDHFVGAFSYAGMPPAEAERNMRLFAKEVMPALQALGREPSAVAPALSHP